A single Xylanimonas cellulosilytica DSM 15894 DNA region contains:
- the hemQ gene encoding hydrogen peroxide-dependent heme synthase translates to MSDTTHVHGGTGAEVDTTPINESNRYALIATFATTQALPADIMERSALVAAAEDALWDGQASVDRDPARADGAVVVRGVYDVAGLRPDADLMIWVHGPTVESVQGAFHRLRACDLGAALEPVWSVVALHRAAEFNKGHVPAFLAGEAPRDYLCVYPFVRSYDWYLLPDDERRVMLRDHGMAAAGYKDVRANTMSTFALSDYEWLLAFEADELHRIVDLMRDLRATEARRHVREEVPFFTGPRTTLAAWAADQPLA, encoded by the coding sequence ATGAGCGACACCACCCACGTCCACGGCGGCACGGGCGCCGAGGTCGACACGACGCCGATCAACGAGTCGAACCGCTACGCCCTGATCGCCACCTTCGCGACGACGCAGGCCCTGCCGGCCGACATCATGGAGCGCTCCGCCCTGGTGGCCGCCGCCGAGGACGCCCTGTGGGACGGTCAGGCCAGCGTGGACCGCGACCCGGCCCGCGCCGACGGCGCCGTCGTCGTCCGCGGCGTGTACGACGTCGCGGGCCTGCGCCCGGACGCCGACCTGATGATCTGGGTGCACGGCCCCACCGTGGAGTCCGTGCAGGGTGCGTTCCACCGCCTGCGCGCCTGCGACCTGGGCGCGGCCCTCGAACCCGTGTGGTCCGTCGTGGCGCTGCACCGCGCCGCCGAGTTCAACAAGGGGCACGTCCCCGCGTTCCTCGCGGGGGAGGCGCCGCGCGACTACCTGTGCGTCTACCCGTTCGTGCGGTCCTACGACTGGTACCTGCTGCCCGACGACGAGCGCCGCGTCATGCTGCGCGACCACGGCATGGCCGCGGCCGGGTACAAGGACGTGCGCGCGAACACGATGAGCACCTTCGCCCTCTCGGACTACGAGTGGCTGCTCGCCTTCGAGGCGGACGAGCTGCACCGCATCGTCGACCTCATGCGCGACCTGCGCGCCACCGAGGCCCGCCGCCACGTGCGCGAGGAGGTCCCGTTCTTCACGGGTCCCCGCACCACCCTGGCCGCCTGGGCCGCCGACCAGCCGCTGGCCTGA
- a CDS encoding putative protein N(5)-glutamine methyltransferase, translating to MPTLRDSLTARLRAAGCVFAEDEAALLLEAAAGSKDAGRFDGPGSVRGPGATNRAPSHEPSLDPGLLEALVARRVGGEPLEHVLGWVAFAGRRWAVAPGVFVPRQRSELLVAQALAAVRPTTAERTTATVVVDLCCGNGALGGAVAAALPGSGVVLHAVDLDRAATACAAQNLAPFGGVVHTGDLYAPLPLTLRGRVDLLLCHAPYVPTAAVALMPHEAREHEPLTALDGGPDGLEILRRAIWEAPAWLAPGGSLLFEVGDDTQVAATTALLRTAGLDARASHDEETGATVVAGTRPR from the coding sequence GTGCCCACGCTCCGCGACTCGCTGACCGCACGCCTGCGCGCCGCCGGCTGCGTCTTCGCCGAGGATGAGGCCGCCCTCCTGCTGGAGGCCGCCGCAGGATCCAAGGATGCCGGTCGGTTCGACGGTCCGGGCTCGGTTCGTGGGCCCGGAGCCACGAACCGAGCCCCAAGCCACGAACCGAGCCTCGACCCCGGCCTGCTGGAAGCGCTCGTGGCGCGGCGGGTGGGTGGGGAGCCGCTCGAGCACGTGCTCGGGTGGGTGGCGTTCGCCGGGCGGCGGTGGGCGGTGGCGCCCGGGGTGTTCGTCCCGCGGCAGCGCTCCGAGCTGCTGGTCGCGCAGGCGCTCGCGGCGGTCCGCCCGACGACGGCGGAGCGCACGACGGCCACCGTCGTCGTCGACCTCTGCTGTGGGAACGGGGCGCTGGGCGGCGCCGTCGCGGCAGCCCTGCCGGGTTCCGGCGTCGTGCTGCACGCCGTCGACCTGGACCGCGCGGCGACGGCGTGCGCGGCGCAGAACCTGGCCCCGTTCGGCGGGGTCGTCCACACCGGTGACCTGTACGCGCCGCTGCCGCTGACCTTGCGCGGGCGGGTCGACCTGCTGCTGTGCCACGCGCCCTACGTGCCGACGGCGGCCGTCGCACTCATGCCGCACGAGGCGCGCGAGCACGAGCCGCTGACCGCGCTGGACGGCGGCCCGGACGGCCTGGAGATCCTGCGCCGCGCCATCTGGGAGGCGCCCGCGTGGCTGGCCCCGGGCGGCAGCCTCCTGTTCGAGGTGGGCGACGACACCCAGGTCGCGGCGACGACGGCGCTGCTGCGCACGGCCGGACTCGACGCACGCGCGAGCCACGACGAGGAGACCGGCGCGACCGTCGTCGCCGGCACGCGCCCGCGGTAG
- a CDS encoding ferrochelatase → MPSTSPALDVRPYDALMLYSFGGPDRPEDVVPFLRNVTAGKGIPDARLEEVGEHYYAFGGKSPINEQNLALKGALEKELAERGIDLPIVWGNRNWAPYTTDAVDELEAMGARRAVALVTSAYSSYSGCRQYREDLAVVLDQRGQLGPDGSTGVQFDKLRAYFNTPGFVQGNVDAVTEAFAALAGKGGDPAAARLVFVTHSVPTTMEAASGVGHATYSEQHLDIAALIAAQVGEALGHPVDWELAYCSRSGPPHQPWLEPDVNDLLGTLADRGVRDVVLSPIGFVSDHMEVAYDLDTEALDTARSLGMTAVRAGTVGTRAVFVKQLVDLVLERAAIARGESVDEATVGAFPAFPSITPNDCCLRVHEQPSGIPALCSEDMHR, encoded by the coding sequence ATGCCTTCGACGTCCCCGGCGCTCGACGTGCGCCCCTACGACGCCCTGATGCTCTACTCCTTCGGCGGTCCCGACCGCCCCGAGGACGTGGTGCCGTTCCTGCGGAACGTCACCGCGGGCAAGGGCATCCCGGACGCCCGCCTCGAAGAGGTCGGCGAGCACTACTACGCCTTCGGGGGCAAGAGCCCCATCAACGAGCAGAACCTCGCGCTCAAGGGTGCCCTCGAGAAGGAGCTCGCCGAGCGCGGCATCGACCTGCCGATCGTGTGGGGCAACCGCAACTGGGCCCCGTACACCACCGACGCCGTCGACGAGCTCGAGGCGATGGGCGCCCGGCGCGCGGTCGCGCTCGTGACGTCGGCGTACTCCAGCTACTCCGGCTGCCGCCAGTACCGCGAGGACCTCGCCGTCGTGCTCGACCAGCGCGGGCAGCTCGGCCCGGACGGCTCCACGGGCGTCCAGTTCGACAAGCTCCGCGCGTACTTCAACACCCCAGGCTTCGTGCAGGGCAACGTCGACGCGGTCACCGAGGCGTTCGCGGCCCTGGCCGGCAAGGGCGGCGATCCCGCCGCCGCGCGGCTCGTCTTCGTCACCCACTCCGTCCCGACGACGATGGAGGCGGCCTCCGGCGTCGGGCACGCCACCTACTCCGAGCAGCACCTCGACATCGCGGCCCTCATCGCAGCGCAGGTGGGCGAGGCCCTGGGCCACCCGGTCGACTGGGAGCTCGCGTACTGCTCGCGCTCCGGCCCGCCGCACCAGCCGTGGCTCGAGCCGGACGTCAACGACCTGCTCGGCACGCTCGCCGACCGCGGGGTCCGCGACGTCGTGCTCTCCCCGATCGGGTTCGTCTCCGACCACATGGAGGTCGCCTACGACCTCGACACCGAGGCCCTGGACACGGCCCGCTCGCTGGGGATGACCGCGGTGCGCGCGGGCACCGTCGGCACCCGGGCGGTGTTCGTCAAGCAGCTCGTCGACCTCGTCCTGGAGCGCGCGGCCATCGCCCGCGGCGAGTCCGTGGACGAGGCGACGGTCGGGGCCTTCCCGGCGTTCCCGTCCATCACCCCGAACGACTGCTGCCTGCGCGTCCACGAGCAGCCCAGCGGCATCCCGGCACTCTGCAGCGAGGACATGCACCGATGA
- a CDS encoding acetyltransferase — translation MSGRSTMRVEFEEQGERVVYRRHRNGGGLVSPQANVDATAFVARDAWVEPGAVVESGASIASGAWIDTDARLGEDVVVGKYVHVGPGVLVGDRARLEQGVRLGAGARVEPRTRVPEDATVAAGDVVTRARYGIAA, via the coding sequence ATGTCCGGCCGCAGCACCATGCGCGTCGAGTTCGAGGAGCAGGGCGAGCGCGTCGTCTACCGGCGCCACCGCAACGGAGGCGGTCTCGTCTCCCCCCAGGCGAACGTCGACGCCACGGCATTCGTCGCGCGCGACGCCTGGGTGGAGCCCGGCGCCGTCGTGGAGTCCGGCGCGTCCATCGCGTCGGGCGCCTGGATCGACACGGACGCCCGCCTGGGCGAGGACGTCGTCGTCGGCAAGTACGTCCACGTGGGGCCCGGGGTCCTCGTGGGCGACAGGGCGCGCCTGGAGCAGGGCGTCCGCCTGGGCGCGGGCGCACGCGTCGAACCGCGCACCCGCGTCCCGGAGGACGCGACGGTCGCCGCGGGCGACGTCGTCACACGAGCCCGCTACGGCATCGCGGCCTGA
- a CDS encoding glycerate kinase — protein MTSTDATGQPSAAGRPSAAGGPPGPHVVVAPDSFKGSLAAVDVAAALAAGVLAAVPTARVTRLPMADGGEGTLAALAAAWGVAQRPVETVDAIGRPTTAWWAVSPDGRTGVVELASASGLPAVSDVQRQPLHAHTRGTGVVAAAALDAGVEEILVCLGGSASTDGGAGILTGLGVRVLDGHGEEVPDGGEGLARAASLDLTGLHPRAKAVRWRLAVDVTNPLTGEHGAAAVFGPQKGARAGDVAFLDEALARWAGVLERQSGVAVRELPGAGAAGGVPAALVGVLSATVEHGVDLVAEAVGLPAALADADLVLTGEGSFDSQSLRGKVPDGVARTAAASPSRPPVVVVAGQVLLPAAQTRSAGIRAAFSIAPGPTTLDDLLSHTTQRLADVASSVAALVLPSG, from the coding sequence GTGACCAGCACCGACGCCACGGGCCAGCCGTCCGCTGCGGGCCGCCCGTCCGCCGCGGGCGGCCCGCCCGGCCCGCACGTCGTCGTCGCGCCCGACTCCTTCAAGGGGTCGCTCGCGGCGGTCGACGTCGCCGCGGCCCTCGCCGCCGGCGTCCTCGCCGCCGTCCCCACCGCGCGGGTGACCCGCCTGCCGATGGCCGACGGCGGCGAGGGCACGCTCGCGGCGCTCGCGGCTGCGTGGGGGGTGGCGCAGCGCCCGGTGGAGACCGTCGACGCCATCGGCCGCCCGACGACCGCGTGGTGGGCGGTGTCCCCCGACGGTCGCACCGGCGTCGTCGAGCTCGCCTCCGCCTCCGGGCTGCCGGCCGTCTCCGACGTGCAGCGCCAGCCGCTGCACGCGCACACACGCGGCACGGGCGTCGTCGCCGCGGCGGCGCTCGACGCCGGCGTCGAGGAGATCCTGGTGTGCCTCGGCGGCTCGGCCTCCACCGACGGCGGCGCCGGCATCCTCACCGGCCTGGGCGTGCGGGTGCTGGACGGCCACGGGGAGGAGGTGCCCGACGGCGGTGAGGGCCTCGCGCGCGCGGCCTCGCTCGACCTGACCGGCCTGCACCCGCGCGCCAAGGCGGTGCGCTGGCGGCTGGCCGTGGACGTCACCAACCCGCTGACGGGTGAGCACGGGGCCGCCGCGGTGTTCGGGCCGCAGAAGGGGGCGCGGGCCGGTGACGTCGCCTTCCTCGACGAGGCCCTCGCACGGTGGGCCGGGGTGCTCGAGCGGCAGTCCGGGGTCGCGGTGCGCGAGCTGCCGGGAGCCGGGGCCGCGGGCGGTGTGCCCGCCGCCCTCGTCGGCGTGCTGAGCGCGACCGTCGAGCACGGCGTCGACCTGGTCGCCGAGGCCGTCGGGCTGCCCGCCGCGCTCGCCGACGCCGACCTGGTGCTCACGGGGGAGGGGTCGTTCGACTCGCAGTCGCTGCGCGGCAAGGTGCCCGACGGCGTCGCACGGACCGCCGCCGCCTCGCCGTCACGCCCCCCCGTCGTCGTCGTCGCAGGTCAGGTGCTGCTGCCCGCGGCGCAGACGCGGTCCGCGGGCATCCGTGCGGCGTTCTCCATCGCCCCCGGCCCGACGACGCTGGACGACCTCCTGAGCCACACCACCCAGCGGCTGGCCGACGTGGCCTCGTCGGTGGCAGCCCTGGTGCTGCCCAGCGGGTGA
- a CDS encoding PIN domain-containing protein: MRALLDTNILVALMSAEEEDPDLDEVDESWVSSLTWTELLLGMHVTDKLGIYKERASRLDHLQSAFGPGLPFDDECVEMYGEILSRVDQRRGSPRAHRFDRMIAATAMANDLVLVTRNAADFTMLDDLLDVVER; the protein is encoded by the coding sequence ATGAGAGCGCTGCTCGACACGAACATCCTCGTCGCGCTGATGTCGGCCGAGGAGGAGGATCCGGACCTCGACGAGGTGGACGAGTCGTGGGTGAGCTCGCTGACCTGGACCGAGCTCCTGCTCGGCATGCACGTCACCGACAAGCTGGGCATCTACAAGGAACGCGCGTCGCGCCTCGACCACCTGCAGTCCGCGTTCGGTCCGGGCCTGCCCTTCGACGACGAGTGCGTGGAGATGTACGGCGAGATCCTCTCCCGCGTGGATCAGCGTCGCGGTTCACCGCGCGCGCACCGCTTCGACCGCATGATCGCCGCCACCGCGATGGCCAACGACCTGGTCCTGGTCACCCGCAACGCCGCCGACTTCACGATGCTCGACGACCTCCTCGACGTCGTCGAACGCTGA
- a CDS encoding Glu/Leu/Phe/Val family dehydrogenase, which translates to MTSAPPAQSPLATAHAQLAVAVRHLGYDEGLHANLATPRREIHVSVPLRMDSGEVRLFHGYRVQHNVSRGPGKGGLRYHPDVDIDEVRALAMWMTWKCAIVDLPYGGAKGGVDIDPRRHSLSELERVTRRYTSEIMPLIGPDTDIMAPDMGTDEQTMAWVMDTYSVNRGYTIPGVVTGKPIAVGGSLGRGTATSAGIVHVTEAALRSAGEVLEGRTVAIQGFGKVGSHAAQIFERRGARVVAVSDVEGGVRSEDGLDVARLVGHVAATGSVTGFEGGDPISNAELLALDVDVLVPAAIQGVIDDATAHDVRARLVVEGANGPTTTAGDAVLAAKGVTVVPDVLANAGGVVVSYFEWVQANQAYWWTEREIAEKLEHRMVTAYDDVAEHARRDGLSLRDAALTIGVKRVAEAHKTRGLYP; encoded by the coding sequence GTGACGTCCGCTCCCCCCGCCCAGTCCCCGCTCGCCACCGCGCACGCCCAGCTCGCCGTCGCCGTCCGCCACCTCGGCTACGACGAAGGCCTGCACGCCAACCTCGCCACACCGCGCCGCGAGATCCACGTCTCGGTGCCGCTGCGCATGGACTCCGGCGAGGTACGCCTGTTCCACGGTTACCGCGTGCAGCACAACGTCTCGCGCGGCCCCGGCAAGGGCGGCCTGCGCTACCACCCCGACGTCGACATCGACGAGGTGCGCGCACTGGCCATGTGGATGACGTGGAAGTGCGCCATCGTCGACCTGCCGTACGGCGGCGCGAAGGGCGGCGTCGACATCGACCCGCGCCGGCACTCCCTCTCGGAGCTCGAGCGCGTCACGCGCCGCTACACCTCCGAGATCATGCCGCTGATCGGCCCGGACACGGACATCATGGCGCCCGACATGGGCACCGACGAGCAGACCATGGCCTGGGTCATGGACACCTACTCCGTCAACCGCGGCTACACGATCCCCGGCGTCGTCACGGGCAAGCCCATCGCCGTCGGCGGCTCCCTGGGCCGCGGCACGGCGACCAGCGCCGGCATCGTGCACGTCACCGAGGCCGCGCTGCGCTCGGCGGGCGAGGTGCTCGAGGGACGCACCGTCGCGATCCAGGGCTTCGGCAAGGTCGGCTCGCACGCGGCGCAGATCTTCGAGCGCCGCGGTGCACGCGTCGTCGCCGTGTCCGACGTCGAGGGCGGCGTGCGCTCCGAGGACGGGCTGGACGTGGCCCGCCTCGTCGGGCACGTCGCGGCCACCGGGTCGGTGACCGGCTTCGAGGGCGGCGACCCGATCTCCAACGCCGAGCTCCTGGCGCTCGACGTCGACGTGCTGGTGCCCGCCGCCATCCAGGGGGTGATCGACGACGCCACCGCGCACGACGTCCGTGCCCGGCTCGTGGTCGAGGGCGCCAACGGCCCGACGACGACGGCGGGCGACGCCGTGCTCGCCGCGAAGGGCGTCACCGTCGTGCCGGACGTGCTGGCCAACGCGGGCGGCGTCGTCGTCTCCTACTTCGAGTGGGTCCAGGCCAACCAGGCGTACTGGTGGACGGAGCGCGAGATCGCCGAGAAGCTCGAGCACCGCATGGTCACGGCGTACGACGACGTCGCCGAGCACGCGCGACGCGACGGCCTGTCGCTGCGCGACGCCGCACTGACCATCGGCGTCAAGCGCGTCGCCGAGGCGCACAAGACCCGAGGGCTGTACCCCTGA
- a CDS encoding MarR family winged helix-turn-helix transcriptional regulator translates to MVEPVEATPSSGRRASATWEALFRAQGVILRRLAEDPIWGDVSLREYDVLFVLTQAGGALRLRDLTGRLFLVQSSVSRLTERMAARGLVTRTTPPDDARGTLVALTDEGRRLQREAGARHQEAIARYVGQALDDDEQRTLRGLLDRLSAAQADIPRLDRGFDRG, encoded by the coding sequence GTGGTTGAGCCTGTCGAAGCGACCCCGTCGTCCGGTCGTCGCGCGAGCGCGACCTGGGAGGCCCTGTTCCGTGCGCAGGGCGTGATCCTGCGACGCCTGGCCGAGGACCCGATCTGGGGCGACGTGTCGCTGCGGGAGTACGACGTGCTGTTCGTGCTCACCCAGGCGGGCGGGGCGCTGCGGCTCCGGGACCTCACCGGGCGGCTCTTCCTCGTCCAGTCGTCGGTCTCCCGGCTCACCGAGCGCATGGCCGCCCGCGGCCTGGTCACCCGCACCACCCCGCCCGACGACGCCCGCGGCACCCTGGTGGCCCTCACCGACGAGGGCCGCCGCCTCCAGCGCGAGGCCGGTGCGCGGCACCAGGAGGCGATCGCCCGGTACGTCGGCCAGGCGCTCGACGACGACGAGCAGCGGACCCTGCGCGGCCTGCTGGACCGGCTGAGCGCCGCCCAGGCGGACATCCCGCGCCTCGACCGGGGATTCGACCGGGGCTGA
- a CDS encoding type II toxin-antitoxin system Phd/YefM family antitoxin: protein MRTVSIAELRQNPNPAFDAVERGETVIVTRYRKEIGRIVPPKRRRPPTGREVMEAMRRSPLSDNSWAEDLARDRAAFDDEWRDPWERP from the coding sequence ATGAGAACCGTCAGCATCGCCGAGCTGCGGCAGAACCCGAATCCCGCGTTCGACGCCGTCGAGCGCGGGGAGACGGTCATCGTGACGCGCTACCGCAAGGAGATCGGGCGGATCGTGCCGCCGAAGCGCCGGCGGCCCCCGACAGGGCGGGAGGTGATGGAGGCGATGCGGCGCTCACCGCTCAGCGACAACTCCTGGGCCGAAGACCTCGCCCGCGACCGGGCGGCGTTCGACGACGAGTGGCGCGACCCTTGGGAGCGCCCATGA
- a CDS encoding MMPL family transporter, translating into MSALPRWITHRSAKWIVVAVWLAAAALLSPLAGVLSEHQSNDAKAWLPPAAESTQVMDRAQKFGEQDVLTAVVGYVREGGVTAADLAQATADAAAFADLDTVDGEVVGPVPSQDGQALQVVIPFMLGDGGWDAAPEAVDAVRAITGDGSAGLDVVITGPAAGAADSAEAFSGIESTLLYAAATVVVVILLLTYRSPVLWVLPLVSAGVALVVSQAVIAWLAREGVLEVNAQSQGILTVLVFGAGTDYALLLVARYREELRRHADRHEAMAVALHRAAPAIVASGATVAAGMLCLMLAQLASTSGLGPVAAIGVVVAVAVMLTLLPALLVVCGRWVFWPRVPGLGQPEPTADGAWARLGARIAKAPRRTWVTTTLVLAAMSVGVVQLSATGLTAEEAFRGERPSIAGAAVLAEHFPAGAGEPVVVVAAEDSIGDVATALRGVDGIDPASVTEPVAVDGDAVVQATLLDAADSDAAQATVERVRDAVHAVPGADAQVGGSTATTVDVLAAASADNRVVMPAILVAVLIILALLLRSIVAPVLLVGTVVLSFGAALGLSALVFRHVFDFAGADPSMPLFAFVFLVALGIDYNIFLMSRVREESLLHGTRRGALTGLAATGGVITSAGLVLAGTFAALATLPVVSFAEIGFTVAFGVLLDTIVVRSVLVTALNLDVGDRMWWPSRLARRRSPGLTNELVSVSSTE; encoded by the coding sequence ATGTCCGCTCTACCCCGCTGGATCACGCACCGCTCCGCCAAATGGATCGTCGTCGCCGTCTGGCTCGCCGCCGCGGCCCTGCTGAGCCCGCTCGCCGGCGTCCTCTCCGAGCACCAGTCCAACGACGCGAAGGCCTGGCTGCCGCCGGCCGCCGAGTCCACCCAGGTCATGGACCGCGCCCAGAAGTTCGGCGAGCAGGACGTGCTCACCGCCGTCGTCGGCTACGTCCGCGAGGGCGGCGTCACGGCCGCGGACCTCGCCCAGGCCACCGCCGACGCCGCAGCCTTCGCCGACCTCGACACCGTCGACGGCGAGGTGGTCGGCCCCGTCCCGTCGCAGGACGGCCAGGCGCTGCAGGTCGTCATCCCCTTCATGCTCGGCGACGGCGGCTGGGACGCCGCCCCCGAGGCCGTCGATGCCGTCCGGGCGATCACGGGCGACGGCAGCGCAGGCCTCGACGTCGTGATCACCGGCCCGGCCGCGGGCGCCGCGGACTCCGCGGAGGCGTTCTCCGGCATCGAGTCGACGCTGCTCTACGCGGCCGCCACCGTCGTCGTCGTCATCCTGCTGCTGACGTACCGCAGCCCGGTGCTGTGGGTGCTGCCGCTGGTCTCGGCCGGCGTCGCGCTGGTGGTGTCGCAGGCCGTCATCGCGTGGCTCGCCCGCGAGGGCGTGCTGGAGGTCAACGCGCAGAGCCAAGGCATCCTCACGGTGCTGGTCTTCGGCGCCGGCACGGACTACGCGCTGCTGCTCGTGGCCCGGTACCGCGAGGAGCTGCGGCGGCACGCCGACCGCCACGAGGCCATGGCCGTGGCGCTGCACCGCGCCGCGCCCGCGATCGTGGCGTCGGGCGCGACGGTCGCCGCCGGGATGCTGTGCCTGATGCTCGCGCAGCTCGCCTCGACGTCGGGCCTCGGCCCGGTCGCCGCCATCGGCGTCGTCGTCGCCGTCGCCGTGATGCTGACGCTGCTGCCGGCGCTCCTCGTGGTCTGCGGGCGGTGGGTCTTCTGGCCGCGCGTGCCCGGCCTCGGCCAGCCCGAGCCCACCGCCGACGGCGCCTGGGCGCGCCTGGGCGCCCGGATCGCCAAGGCGCCGCGCCGCACCTGGGTGACGACGACGCTGGTGCTCGCGGCGATGTCGGTCGGCGTCGTGCAGCTCTCGGCGACAGGCCTGACCGCGGAGGAGGCGTTCCGCGGCGAACGCCCGTCGATCGCCGGCGCCGCGGTGCTCGCCGAGCACTTCCCGGCCGGAGCCGGGGAACCCGTGGTCGTCGTCGCCGCCGAGGACTCGATCGGCGACGTCGCGACGGCGCTGCGCGGCGTCGACGGCATCGACCCCGCCTCCGTCACCGAGCCGGTCGCCGTCGACGGCGACGCGGTGGTGCAGGCCACGCTCCTGGACGCGGCCGACTCCGACGCCGCCCAGGCGACCGTCGAGCGGGTGCGCGACGCCGTCCACGCCGTGCCCGGAGCCGACGCCCAGGTGGGCGGGTCCACCGCGACCACCGTCGACGTGCTCGCCGCCGCCAGCGCCGACAACCGCGTCGTCATGCCCGCGATCCTCGTCGCCGTGCTGATCATCCTCGCCCTGCTGCTGCGCTCGATCGTGGCGCCCGTGCTGCTGGTCGGCACCGTGGTGCTGTCCTTCGGCGCCGCGCTCGGCCTCAGCGCCCTGGTGTTCCGGCACGTGTTCGACTTCGCGGGCGCCGACCCGTCCATGCCGCTGTTCGCGTTCGTGTTCCTCGTGGCGCTGGGCATCGACTACAACATCTTCCTGATGTCCCGCGTGCGGGAGGAGTCGCTGCTGCACGGCACCCGGCGCGGGGCCCTCACGGGCCTGGCGGCCACCGGTGGCGTCATCACCTCGGCCGGGCTCGTGCTCGCCGGCACCTTCGCCGCCCTGGCCACGCTGCCGGTGGTGAGCTTCGCCGAGATCGGCTTCACCGTCGCGTTCGGCGTCCTGCTCGACACCATCGTGGTGCGGTCCGTGCTGGTCACCGCGCTCAACCTCGACGTCGGGGACCGCATGTGGTGGCCGTCGCGCCTCGCCCGCCGCCGCAGCCCAGGGCTCACGAACGAGCTCGTCTCGGTATCGTCGACGGAGTGA